The window TCAGCATCCACGTCAGGCCGCGCGATCTGGTAGGCTTCCAGCGCCTCGATCAGCGCCGCCGGATCGTCCGTGCGCACCACGCCGCTGAAAACCCGGTCCTCCAGCGCCGGGTCCAGCACCAGGTGATGCGCAAGATGACGGTTGAGCCGGGCGACGACATCGCCGAGCGGCGCGTTGTCGAAGCTGATGCGCCCGTCCATCCAGCTGCGTGTTTCGGATGCCTGCCCCTCGATCAGTTGCACGTCCTCGCCACGGATCGACAGCACCATTCCCGGCTCCAGCGTCCAGCTGTGTTCCCGCTGCCCGAGCGCATCCACCTTCACGCGCCCCTCGACAAGGCCGACATCAAGGCCATCCCCGCGCAGGTCCACGTCGAACTCGGTGCCAAGCGCGGTCACCCGGTACCCGCCCGAAGTCACCGTGAAGGGATGCTCCGCATCCTTGGCCACCCGAAAATACGCCTGCCCTTGCGTCAGCTCCAGCGTGCGGCCGGCAGTTCCGGGCAGGACACGCACCTTCGAGGCGGCATCGAGCGTGACTTCGCTCCCGTCCTCGAGTGTGAAGGCCCGCGGAGCCTCGCCCCGGCTCGTCGCAAGAATACGCGCCTCGGGTGCGCCTGCGCTGCCGCCGATGCCCCCCTGGTAAGCAAGAAACGTCAGCGTGCCGATTCCCAGCACGGCCGCCAGCAAGGAGGCGAGAACCAGCCGGCGCGCGCCCCGTTCCGGCGGCGCCTGAGGCTCTTCGCCATAGGTCCGAGCCGCTTCGATCCAGTCCGCAGCTTCGTCCTCGCCATCGTCCTGCCCTTCCCCACGCGCCGGAGCAGCCAGAGCCTCCGCAACGAGAAGCCGGGCCTCCTCGGACAGCGCCGCTTCGTCCGCCAACTGCGCGGCACGCTCAACCCGGTCCCAGGCCATGCGGTGCGCGGAAACAGCCGCGTACCACGCCTCGAACGCCGCGCGTTCGGACGGCTCCACGTGGTCGCTGGAGAGGCGCGTATACCAGGAGGCGGCTGCGTCGTTAACGCACGTACCTGTCATGGGGAATTACTCTCCCACGCAGGCGCTGAGGTGGCGAATAGCCTTCATGATATGCTTTTCAACTGCGCTGACCGAAATACCGAAGTGCGATGCGATGGCCGCATAACTCATTTCTTCGAAGCGGTGAAGGACGAAGACCTGCCGTGTCCGATCCGGCAGATCGCGCAGCGAGACCATCACCTTGGCGAGCCGCTGCTTGCCTTCGAGCACGCGCGCAGGCGAGATTTCCTCGACCGGATGGTGGTAATCCTCAAGCGAGATATGCGCCTCGCGCTGGCGAACCGCTTCACGCCGCCAACGGTCGGTCAGCACTGAGCGCGCCACCTGAAACGCATAGCTTTCCAGCGATTCGATGCGGTTGTCGCCACGCCGCTGGTGCAGGCGCAGGGCGACCTCCTGAGCCATGTCCTCAGCCTCCTGAAGACCGACGCGCCGCGCGAGAAAATCGCGCACGGCACCCACGACTGTATCCCTGTGTTCCGCCTCACGAGGGCGAATGACACTCAAACGAAGCCCCATGTCCACCCCCTGTCCGGCAGACATCTTCCCCCAATGAATACTCTTCTCGCATTGAAGAACAACATATTGAAATTGGTGGGTCAAGCAGAGAAGATAGTATTCACGACCAGGGGGGAATCGGGCTCTCTCGCGACAGGGCACGCAGCACATGAGGGACAGGACCAGGACCGGTTTCGCTGACCGGACACGCGCGCGCCGCGTGCTGCTGCGCTGTGCCCTGGCGCTGCAGATCGGCCTGCTCTTTGCGCTGCCGCAGACCCTCGCAGCGCGCACTCCGGCCGCGGCCTACACGATCGCAGCCGGCCCCTTGCGGCTGGCCCTCGTCCTCTTTGCCCGGCAGAGCGGCGTACAGATCCTTTTTGCCCCCGAGCTGGTTGCCGGCAAGCAGGCCCCGCCCCTGACGGGCCGCCACACCATCGACGAGGCCCTGACCCGGCTTCTTGCCGGAAGCGGCCTCTCCGCCCGCAAGCTGGACTCCGGCGCCATCCTCATCGTTCCTGCCTCGCCCGCCGCGCCCCCGCTGGTGTCCTCCCACGACCGGGGGCCGGAAGGCGCGCCTCCGCAAGGCCTTGAAAGCCCGCGCCCGGACATCCTCGTCACCGCCTTCAAGTACCCGACCCTGCTGGCCCAGAGCGCCGCCGATCTCACAGTGATCGGCGCCCAACTCCAGCGCCAGCGCGGCATCGACGGTCTTGCCACGCTCGCGCAGGCCACGCCCTCGCTCAACATCGCGCAGAACAACAGCGCGGCCAGCCGCCTCACCCTGCGCGGGGTCTACGGGCGCGGCGAGCCAACCGTCGGCGTCTACTACGGCGATTCTCCCGTCAGCGGCCCCTCGGGCACGACTTTCGATCCGGGCGGTATCGCGCTTGACCTCGAACTGGTCGATCTTGCCCGCATAGAGGTCCTGCGCGGCCCGCAAGGCACGCTGTACGGGGCCAGCTCGATGGGGGGCACCCTGCGCTTCCTTTTCAACACGCCCGACGCGACGGAAGCTTCCGGCGAGATTCGCGGCGGGGCCTCGATTACCCGGCATGGGAGCCCCGGCCATCACGTCTCGGCCATGATCAACCTTCCGCTTGCCTCCGACACGCTTGCGCTGCGCGCGGTGGCCTATGACCGCACGACGGGTGGCTATATCGACCACCCGCGCTTCGCCCTCGCCGACCAGGGCGGGGCCGAGCGCCAGGGCGGCCGCATCGCTCTCGCCTGGACACCCGGGCCCGATCTCGACCTCAAGGTCTCGTTCTTCCACCAGGAGACGCGCAGCGATGGTGCGCAGTTCTTTGATGACCGTGGCGGCGCGCGAACCAATGACCTTGCCGTTCGCACCCCCAATGCAAACACGCTCAACCTCGCCAACGCCGCTCTCGACTGGCGCAGCGACTGGGGGACGCTGACCGCACTTGCGACCTTCTACCGCTGGAAGGTCCTACGCCAGAGCGACTTCAGCGACGTCATAGCAGGGCTTGTCGACAACCCGGCCAGCTGCCTGCGCCATGCCGGGCTTGGCCAGGGCGCCAGCTGCACGCAGACGCAATGGGAGGCCTATCGCGCCTTCGTGGCCACGCGCCTTCCCGCAATCCTCTATCAGCCGATGTGGGTTACCAGTGCGAACGGAGAAGTCCGTTTCCACACCGAGGCCCTTGCGCGCACGTCCCTGACCCTGGGACTTTTTGCCGAGACCCGGCGCGACCGTGTCGACAGCATCACCGCACGCGCCGATGCGGCCTCGGGCCTGCTGGTACGCCCGCTCGACGTGACCGGGGCACGGGCCATCTGGACCGCCCTCAACCAGACCGCGCTGTTTGGTGAAGCCTCCTACGACCTTTCCCCGCGCGTTCGCCTGACCGCGGGTCTGCGCCTGTTCCACTATGGCAAGACCGCAAGGGGCGACATCTTCACGCCCAACCTCATCACCGGCACCGCGGACATTGCCCCGGGCCGCTTCAGCACGCGTGAGAGCGGCTCGAACCTCAAGCTTCAGGCGACCTGGCGCCCCTCCCCCGATCTCGTTGCCTACCTGCAGATGGCCGATGGCTTCCGCCCGGGCGGGGTCAATATCACCCCGTCGCTGAGCGAGGAGAACCGCAGCTACGCCGCCGATGCGCTGCGCAGCTACGAAGTGGGTCTGCGCCTTGGCCTCCCCCGCGCCGGGATCGAGCTGCAAGGCGCGCTCTACCACATCGGCTGGTCGGACATGATCTACAACGCCTCGAGCCCCAACAGCGCCTTTGTCTACAACACCAACATCGGCTCAATCGCGATCGACGGCGCGGAAGTGAACGCGCACTGGCAGGCCAGCGACGAACTCGCGCTCGCGCTTTCCGCCAGCTGGACCGACGCCCGTGTCGCCCGCGACCAGGAACGGGCCGGCACGCTGGGCCAGCTTTTCGCAGGCGACCGGGTGCCGATGATACCGCGCCTCGCCGCCTCGCTCGGCCTTGCCTACGAGCGCCGCCTTGCCTCGGGCACGACGCTGTGGGGACGCCTCGACGCCGTGGCCTCGAGCGGCTTTGCCTCGCAGTTCAATACCCTGCAATCGAGCTATGCCCGAACCCTTGCGCGGGCGAGCCTCGATCTGGCGGCGGGTGTGGAACGGGGCGGCTGGGACCTGTCGCTCAGCCTGCGCAACGCGCTCGACACGCACCGTCCCGAGCAGGTGCTCGCCACCTCGCTGGGCGCGCGTCAGGTCTTCGCCCCGCGCCCGCGCACTCTTGCCCTGGAACTGGGTGTGACATTCTGAGGGCCTTTCTTGCCGGTAGGCAGGCCGGGGCCTCGCTGGTAGCCTTGCCCCCAACGACAAGAACCGAAATGGAAGAGGAAAGAGGATGCTGAAAGCGAACCGTGAATACGGCGGGGGATGCCTGTGCGGTGCGATCCGGTACCGCGTGACGGGCCCCAGCCTGTTCGAGACGCAGTGCTGTTGCCGGGACTGCCAGAAGGCGACCGGAACCGGGCACACGACCATCGTCGGGATCGCGCGCGACCAGCTTCACATCGACGGTGAGCCGTCGATATACACCAGCGCCGGAGAGAGCGGCGGCGCGGTTTCCCGCCACTTTTGCGGCACCTGCGGTGGGCGTATCTTCACCTCGGGCGCGCTACCCGGTGAGAACGTGATGGTCCAGGCCGGATCGCTCGACGAGCCCGGCGAAGTGACCCCCGAGAACGTGATCTGCGGCAAGGACGCCCTGCCCTGGGACCATTTCGATCCGGCCCTCGAAATCTATGAACTCTATCCCCCGTTCGACCCGGTCACCCGCGAGCCCACCTGAGCGTCACCCGGAACTCTGCGGACTACCCTGCTTGCAGCTTTGCAATCTTTTTGCGGTGCCATCATGCGAACGACGGGAAACGCGAGGTGAGGGACATGAGCATCAGTGCTGTCGTATCCGGGGCCGAAGTGACCAACCTGCTGCGTGGAAGCGGACTTGCCGCGCAAAGGGTAGCTTATGTCGAAAGCGAGATACGCGACCTCACCCAGGAAGCGGCCGCCATCGCCACGCGCACGCTCGATGCCGACGCCTTCCGCACCGCGCTCGCACGGCGCATCGACAGCGACGTGGCGACCGGAAAGCTGAGCGCCGAGGACGCCCGCGCGATCCGGCAGGCTCTTGTGCGCACCTTCACGCCATCACAGGCCCCGCCGGAGGACACGCCCGACGACATCGGCAGCGCGCGCGCCATTCCCCTGGTGGCCAGCGCCTATGGGCAGGAGGACGCGGACAGCTACCTCCACACCATCGCGCACGGGACCTTCATCGACATGCCGGTCTGACCCGCGGGCCGGACACACGGGTACCACCGAATGCACGAAGGCCCGGCTCCCGCGATCTGCGGGAGCCGGGCCTTCGTTCTATCCGGCCGGTCGGTCGGACCTTTAGACGAGCGCGCCGTGGCAGTGCTTGTACTTGTTGCCCGAACCGCACGGACACAGCGCGTTACGGCTGAGCTCCATGTGCGCGTAAGGGTTCTCGGCCGTGCCGCCCGGGCTTGCGGTCGCCTGCGGGCTGCCCGCAAGCGAGCCAAACAGCGCCGGATTGAGCGCCGAACCGTCGCCGTCGTTCGAATTGTCGAGGCCCGTCAGCGGATCGATATGCCCGGTCAGGAAGTCGGGCAGTTCAGGGAGGCTCGGCTCCTGGATCGGTTCGGGCATGCGCAGTTCGCTGATCGCCAGGATGCGGGTCACATCCTCGCGGATCGCCGAGAGCATCGAGTCGAACAGGCCAAAGGCTTCCTGCTTGTACTCGTTGATCGGGGTCTTCTGCGCGTAGGCACGCAGGAACACGACCTGGCGCAGCGCGTCGAGCGTGGCGAGGTGGTCCTTCCAGTGGTGGTCCAGACGATCGAGCAGGATCGACTTTTCGACCTGGCGCCAGATCGCCGGATCGTCCTTCTCCATCTTGGCGGTCATGTGCGCGTCGGCGAGTTCGGCAAGGCGCTCCTCGATGCCTTCAGGATCGATGCCATCTTCCTCGACCCACGCATCGATGGGGGCTTCGACGCCCAGGATTTCCTTCGCGCGTTCCTTGAGCCCCTCGATGTTCCAGTGCTCGGGGTAGGAGCCTTGCGGGCAGGCCTCGGCCACCAGCGTGTTGACCGTGTCGTGGCGCATGTCGAGCACGACGTCGTCGAGCGCCTCGGCGTCCATGATGTCCGAGCGCTGCTCGTAGATGACCTTGCGCTGGTCGTTCATCACGTCGTCGTATTCGACGACCTGCTTGCGCACTTCGTAGTTGCGCGCCTCGACCTTCTTCTGCGCCGTCTCGATGGCCTTGGAAAGCCACTTGGAACCGATCGCCTCGCCATCGGCAAGGTTGCTGTTCATCATCTTGGAGAACAGCGTGTCAGGGCCGAAGATGCGCAGGAGATCGTCTTCAAGGCACAGGTAGAACTTGGAAAGGCCGGGGTCGCCCTGACGGCCCGAACGGCCGCGCAGCTGGTTGTCGATACGGCGGCTTTCGTGGCGCTCGGTGCCGATCACGCACAGGCCGCCGGCTTCCAGCACCTGTGCCTTCTCGGCCGCGATTTCCTCCTTGATACGGGCGACACCGGCTTCACGCTCAGGCCCTTCGGGCATGTCGGCAAGCTCGGCCTCGATCCGGAACTCAAGGTTGCCACCCAGCTGGATGTCGGTGCCGCGCCCGGCCATGTTGGTGGCGATGGTCACCGCGCCCAGACGGCCTGCCTGCGCCACGATGTGCGCTTCCATCTCGTGGAAGCGGGCGTTGAGGACCGAGTGCTTGACGCCCTCCTTGTTGAGGAAGTCCGAGAGCAGTTCCGACTTCTCGATCGAGACCGTGCCCACCAGCACCGGCTGGCCGCTCTCATGCTTGTCGCGGATCAGCTTCGCGATCGCCGCGAACTTGTCCATCGTGTTCTTGTAGAACTCGTCTTCCTCGTCGATGCGCGAAATCGGCTTGTTCGTCGGGATGGTGACGACGTTCATCTTGTAGATGTCGAAGAACTCGGCCGCCTCGGTCGCAGCCGTACCGGTCATGCCCGAGAGCTTGGGGTACATGCGGAAGTAGTTCTGGAAGGTGATCGAGGCGAGTGTCTGGTTCTCCGGCTCGATCTTGACGCCTTCCTTGGCCTCGACCGCCTGGTGCAGGCCGTTCGACCAGCGGCGTCCGTCCATCATGCGGCCCGTGAACTCGTCGATGATGACGACCTTGTCGTCCTTCACGATGTAGTCCGTATCGCGCTTGAACATGACCACGGCCTTGAGGGCCTGGTCGAGGTGGTGGACGACCTGCGTGTTCTCGACGTCGTAGAGGTTGGAACCTTCCAGCAGCCCTTCGGCCTCGAGAATACGCTCGACCTTCTCCACGCCGTCCTCTGTCAGCGTGATGTTCTTGGTCTTCTCGTCCTTCTCGTAATCCTCGTCCGAGAGCTGCTTCACCACCGCGTCGACCGCGATGTAGAGCTCGGACTTGTCGTCGGTGGGCCCCGAGATGATGAGCGGGGTGCGCGCCTCGTCGATCAGGATCGAGTCGACCTCGTCGACGATGGCGAAGTTGAAGTCGCGCTGCACCATCTGGCTGCGCTCATGCTTCATGTTGTCGCGCAGGTAGTCGAACCCGAACTCGTTGTTCGTGCCGTAGGTGATGTCCGCGGCATAGGCCTCGCGGCGCTGGAACTCGTCGAGATTGGGAACGATGACGCCGATGGTGAGGCCGAGAAAATTGTGCAGGCGGCCCATCTCCTCGGCGTCGCGGCGAGCCAGGTAGTCGTTCACGGTGATGACGTGAACGCCCTTGCCTTCCAGCGCGTTGAGGTAGGTGGCGGTCGTTGCCACCAGGGTCTTGCCCTCACCCGTGCGCATTTCCGCGATTTCGCCGCGGTGCAGGACAATGCCGCCGATCATCTGAACGTCGAAGTGGCGCATGCCAAAGACGCGGCGTGAAGCCTCGCGCACGGTGGCAAAGGCTTCGGGAAGCAGGTCATCGAGCGTGGAGCCGTTCGCGAGCATCTCGCGGAACTTGGGAGTCTGGGCGGCCAGTTCCTCATCGCTCATCGCCTCGATGGCGGGTTCGAACGCATTGATCTGGTCGACGACCTTGCGCAGAGACTTGACGTGGCGCTCGTTGGACGAGCCGAAGATGTTCTTGACGAGTGCGCCGAGCATGGCGGGAATCCCTGTTTTTAGGAGAATCTGGAAAATGCGATGATCACGCGGCGCGAAAGTCCCTCACACAGGACACCAGGCGCACGCGGAAAAGGCCGCTCCGGTGGGGCGGCGAAATTCATGTTGGTGGGCCGCGTTACTCGCGCGCGCGGTCGATCCCGGTCTGCGCGGCCCGAACGCGCGGCGCAGCGGGCTGTCCCGGCTGGGCCGAAAGCGCGACAAGGCGCGTATTGCGAAGCCCCGGTTCGGGAAGACGGGCCAGCGCCACGGGCGCGCGCGGCGCCCGGGCCTGTCCGGTCTCGACCAGAAGCGCCACCTGCTGCGCGGAAGGCACCTGACCGGCGCGCGCCTGCGGCGCCTCGGCATGGGCGGCAAGGCCCGTCAGAAGGGCAAGCAGGGTCAATAGCAGGCGATTGGCCATGCCGGGGAGATAGTAACCCTCATCACCACTGTCCACTACCAAGCGCAATTGGTCCCAAATTTCGGCCGCTTCCTCGCCGATACTTGACCTTGCGGGGCCATGCGCTAGGCGCTTTTGCCATGAGTCATCCCGTCAGCCCGCTCGCCCAGCCCTTCCCCGAAGTGCCTGCCATTGCAGGCGTGACCCCGCATGTCGTGCGCGCGGGGTACAAGGACTGGGGGCGCTGCGACCTCACCTACGTGACCTTTACCGAGGGGACCGCGGTCGCCGGCGTGTTCACCAAGAACCTATGCTGTTCGTCCGAGGTCGAGATCGGCCGCGAGAACGTGAAGCGGGGCACCGCCCGCGCATTGGTGGTGAATGCAGGCAATTCCAACGCCTTCACCGGCTATCGCGGGCGCGAGGCGGTCGAGCAGATCATGGATCAGGTGGCCGGAAACCTGGGCTGCGCGCGCGAGGACGTGTTCGTCTCCTCGACCGGCGTGATCGGCGTGCCGCTCCCCAAGGACAAGGCGCGCGAGGGCGTTGAAAAGGCCTTCTCCGCCGCGCCGTGCACCTGGGAAGAGGCCGCCAACACCATCGCGACGACCGACACCTTCGCCAAGGGCGCGAGCGCCACGGCCATGATCGGCGACACCAAGGTCACGCTGGGCGCCATCATCAAGGGTTCGGGCATGATCGCGCCCGACATGGCCACGATGCTGGGCTACATCTTCACCGACGCCGCGGTGGAACCGGCCTTCCTGCAGGAATGCCTCTCGGCCGCGAACCTGCGCAGCTTCTCGTGCATCACGGTCGATTCCGACACCTCGACCAGCGACACCGTGCTCGCCTTTGCGACCGGCAAGGCGGGCAATGCGCCGCTCGTCACCGCGCAGAGCCCGGGCGCCGATGCCTTTGCCGCCGCCATCCAGGACGTGTGCCGCCAGCTTGCCCACCTCGTCGTGCGCGATGGCGAGGGTGCCAACAAGTTCATCGCCGTCTCGGTGACGGGCGCGGTTTCGGACGAGAGCGCGCGCAAGGTTGGCATGGCGATTGCCAACTCGCCACTGGTGAAGACCGCCATTGCGGGCGAGGACGCGAACTGGGGCCGCGTCGTCATGGCCGTGGGCAAGGCGGGCGAACCGGCCAACCGCGACACGCTCTCCATCGGCTTCGGCGGCACCTGGGCCGCAAAGGAAGGCCTGCCGCTGGCCGACTACGACGAGGCGCCGGTCGCCGCCCACCTCAAGGGCCAGGATGTCACCATCGAGGTGGACCTGGGCCTTGGCGAAGGCCAGGCGACGGTGTGGACCTGCGACCTCACGCACGGTTACATCTCGATCAACGCCGACTACCGCAGCTAAGGCACAGCGCCCCATGACCGAGCCTTTCTTCCGCATCTGGGGGCGGCCCGATTCGCACAACGTGAAGAAGGTCGTCTGGTTCGCGGCCGAACTGGGCCTCGCCTTCACACGCATCGACATGGGCGGCTCCTTCGGCTTTTCCGAGGAATACCTTGCGCAAAACCCCAACCGGCTGATCCCGACCATCGCGGACGGCAAGCTGACCTTGTGGGAATCGAACAGTATCGTGCGCTACATGGCCGCCGAATACGGTGGCCCGCGCTGGTACCTTGCCGATCCCATCGACCGTGCCCTCGCCGAGCGCTGGATGGACTGGCAGACCGGCTACGGCGCGGCGCAGAAGGACATGTACCTTGGCCTCGTGCGCACGCCCGAAGAGGCGCGCGACACCGCCGCGATTGCCGCCTCGAAAGCCACATGTGAGCGACTGCTGGCCGTGCTGGACGCGCAGCTTGCGACAACGCCGTGGCTCTCAGGCCATCAGATCGGCGTCGGTGACATCGCGATGGGCCCGTTCATCCACTCGTGGTTCACGCTCGCACCCGAAACCGCCGACCTGCCGCACGTCCATGCCTGGTACCAGCGCCTGCTGGAACGCCCGGCCTACCGAGAGCACGTCGCCCTCCCCCTCTCCTGAGCCAGACCCGAAAGGTCCCTCCCATGATCACCCCTGCCCTGACCCGCGCCGTCGAGACGGTGATGCGCGAAGCCTCGGACCGGGCCATCAAGGCGCGCTACCGCAAGCTCGAGCTCGACCAGATCATGGACAAGGGGGTGAACGATGTCGTCACCATCGCCGACCAAGAGAGCGAGGCGATCCTGACCGCGCGCCTCTCGCAGATCCTGCCCGAAGCCTGCGTCGTGGGCGAAGAGGCCGTCGCCGCCGATCCCACGGTAATGGAAAAGCTCAAGGACAACTTGTGCTGGATCGTCGATCCGCTCGACGGGACGATGAACTTCTCGCAGGGCAAAGCGCCTTTCGGCGTCCTCGTAGCGCTCGCCGACAAGGGTGAGACCATCGGCGGCTGGATACTCGACACGCTGACCGGACGCTTCTGCCACGCAAGTCTGGGCAAGGGCGCGCATATCGGCGACTACCGCATTAGCGCACGCACCAGCGGCGAAACGCCGCCCGTCGCGGCAATCTCGACGCTGTTCATGGAAGAGGGCACGCGCGAGAAATTCATGGCGCTGGCCGCGCCGCACTACACGCTCGTCGACATCCCGCGCTGCGCGGCCGAGCAGTACCCGCGCCTGGTGCTGGGCACCAACGATGTCTCGATGTTCAACCGCACGCTCCCCTGGGACCACGCGGCGGGCGTCCTGTTCCTCAACGAGGCAGGCGGCATGGCCGCACGCCCCGACGGCACCCCGTACCGCGTCGACGAATACGAGCGCCGCGATCTGGTCGGCGCGGCCTCGCCCGAATTGTGGGCGGACTTCGCCAAGCTTGCTCTCCAGATGCACTGAACCCCTCCCGCGCCAAGGCGTGGAAGGGGTCCGGTAAGGCCCTGTCGGGCGCTTGGAATCGGTGCGATCAGATCTCGCTTTCGATCCAGCCCTTGAGAGCGTTCTTGGGCGCGGCACCCAGCTTCTGGGCGACGGCTTCGCCGTTCTTGAACAGCACCATCAGCGGGATCGACTTCACGCCGATCTGGCCGGGCACTTCGGTGTTGGCCATGATGTCCATCTTGGCGATCTTGACCTTGCCGTCGAGCTCGTCCGAGATCTCTTCGAGAGCCGGGCCGATCATCTTGCACGGACCGCACCAGTCGGCCCAGAAATCGACGAGAACGGGCGTCTCGGACTTGAGGACGTCATCTTCGAAGCTGGAATCGGTTACGGCAATCGTGGGCATTGGGAGAACTCCTCGAAACGGTGTTTGATCGTCAATCTAGGGATGAAACCGCCGCTGGCAACGGCTGGGATCGAAAGCTTTACTGCGTTGCCGCCAAGGCGGGCTTGTGCGCCTCGAGCACATCGGCGGGCACCTCGATAAGCTGCGGGCTGGACGTGTAGAGGATCCCTACCTCCACATCGCGCCCCGGGAAGGTCTGTTCGAGTGCGGCGGCATAGGCCGCCATCTGGCGCAGAACCCCGCGCGGAACCTCGCCCAGCGAAGCGGGCGGACGGCGCGAGGTCTTGTAGTCGACCAGCCGCACCCGGTCGGGCCCGATCACAAGCCGGTCAATCGTGCCCGCCACCACCTGTCCGCCGACGATGGCGGCCACCGGCACTTCGGCAAGGCTGTCCGGCCCGAAGATCTCGGCCCACGCAGGATTGGCCACCACGTCAAGCGCATCGGCCAGGATCGCACTGCGCATCTCTGTCGGCAGGTCTTTCGCGTTGCGCTTGAGCCAGCGTTCGGCCTCGGCCTCACGCAGTTCAGGCGCGAGCGCGGGCAGGCGCTCCAGAAGTGCGTGGAGCACCGTGCCGCGCCGCGCGGCCTGCTGCCCGGCGCCCGGCGGAAACGGCGGATCGGGCGCATCCTCCTCGCCCAGCGCCGAGGGCGCGAGCGGGCGCGGCGGGCGCGGTTCGGCGGCTGGAACACGCCCGGTCCACTCGGGCAGAGGCGCACGCAGGGGAAGCTCGGCCGGTGCCGCGCGCATAGGCACGAAGGGACCCAACGAACCTTGCGTGAAGGCCCCGCCCCAGATCGCGTCGACCTCTTCCTCCTGCTCTTCGAACAGCGTGCGCAGCTGCGCGTACCAGCTCTTGGAGGCAGGCTGGCCCTTGTCGCGCGGGCCCAGCGCGCCGCCCACGAAGAGCGCTTCCTCGGCGCGGGTCATGGCGACGTAGAGGAGGCGCCAGTGCTCCTGCTCGTCCGCCTCGCGCGCCTGCGCGATTTCTTCGGCGACCGGGCCCACCTTCTCCGCCTTGGAGAGCGGGGGGAACGGGATCCGCCGGTTCTTGTCGCGCGGATCGGGCAACGAAACCCCGCTTTCGCGTGCGCTTTCGGGATTGCCGGTGGCGTCGGCCAGAATCACGATGGGCGCCTGCAGGCCCTTGGAGCCATGCACGGTCATCACGCGCACCTGCCCGCCTGCGTTGTCCGCCTCGCGCTTCAGCTCGCCATCGCCTGCCTCGAACCAGGCGAGGAAACCCGCAAGGCTGGGCGTATCGGTGACGGCATAGGCGCGCGCGGCGTTGACCAGCTCATCGATGGGATCGCCCGCCTCGCTGCCCAGCCGCGCGATCAGCTTGCGCCGCGCCCTCCAAGGGCCAACGAGCAGCCACTGCAAGAGCGCATGGGGCGGTTCGTAATCGGCCAGCGCAAGCAGTTCGCCCAGCTGGAGCAACGTGCGTCCGACCTCGGCGTCCGAAGAGGCGCGCAGGTGGTCCCACAAGCGCACGTGCTTGTCGCGGTAACCATGGGCAAGCAGCTGTTCCTGGCTCCAGCCGACGAGCGGAGATACGAGCAGGCTCGCCAGGTTCAGGTCGTCGAGCGGCTGGGCTGCAAAGCGCAGCGCCGCGACCAGATCCTTGACCGCCAGCGGCGCGCCCAGACGCAGACGGTCGACACCGGCCACGTCCACGCCCGCGGCATGAAGGCGTGCGACAATGAGCCCAGCCAGCTCCTTGCGCTGGCGCACCAGCACCATGATGTCGCCGGCCGTCGCACGGCGGACCTTGCCCTTGGAAAGCGTGAAGCCATCGCCATGCGGGTCGAGCCACTCGCGCACCTGCTGCGCGATGCGGTCGGCCATCTGGCGGTTGGGGCCGGAGAGCCAGGTCT is drawn from Novosphingobium decolorationis and contains these coding sequences:
- a CDS encoding GFA family protein, producing MLKANREYGGGCLCGAIRYRVTGPSLFETQCCCRDCQKATGTGHTTIVGIARDQLHIDGEPSIYTSAGESGGAVSRHFCGTCGGRIFTSGALPGENVMVQAGSLDEPGEVTPENVICGKDALPWDHFDPALEIYELYPPFDPVTREPT
- a CDS encoding TonB-dependent receptor domain-containing protein, which codes for MRDRTRTGFADRTRARRVLLRCALALQIGLLFALPQTLAARTPAAAYTIAAGPLRLALVLFARQSGVQILFAPELVAGKQAPPLTGRHTIDEALTRLLAGSGLSARKLDSGAILIVPASPAAPPLVSSHDRGPEGAPPQGLESPRPDILVTAFKYPTLLAQSAADLTVIGAQLQRQRGIDGLATLAQATPSLNIAQNNSAASRLTLRGVYGRGEPTVGVYYGDSPVSGPSGTTFDPGGIALDLELVDLARIEVLRGPQGTLYGASSMGGTLRFLFNTPDATEASGEIRGGASITRHGSPGHHVSAMINLPLASDTLALRAVAYDRTTGGYIDHPRFALADQGGAERQGGRIALAWTPGPDLDLKVSFFHQETRSDGAQFFDDRGGARTNDLAVRTPNANTLNLANAALDWRSDWGTLTALATFYRWKVLRQSDFSDVIAGLVDNPASCLRHAGLGQGASCTQTQWEAYRAFVATRLPAILYQPMWVTSANGEVRFHTEALARTSLTLGLFAETRRDRVDSITARADAASGLLVRPLDVTGARAIWTALNQTALFGEASYDLSPRVRLTAGLRLFHYGKTARGDIFTPNLITGTADIAPGRFSTRESGSNLKLQATWRPSPDLVAYLQMADGFRPGGVNITPSLSEENRSYAADALRSYEVGLRLGLPRAGIELQGALYHIGWSDMIYNASSPNSAFVYNTNIGSIAIDGAEVNAHWQASDELALALSASWTDARVARDQERAGTLGQLFAGDRVPMIPRLAASLGLAYERRLASGTTLWGRLDAVASSGFASQFNTLQSSYARTLARASLDLAAGVERGGWDLSLSLRNALDTHRPEQVLATSLGARQVFAPRPRTLALELGVTF
- a CDS encoding FecR family protein — its product is MTGTCVNDAAASWYTRLSSDHVEPSERAAFEAWYAAVSAHRMAWDRVERAAQLADEAALSEEARLLVAEALAAPARGEGQDDGEDEAADWIEAARTYGEEPQAPPERGARRLVLASLLAAVLGIGTLTFLAYQGGIGGSAGAPEARILATSRGEAPRAFTLEDGSEVTLDAASKVRVLPGTAGRTLELTQGQAYFRVAKDAEHPFTVTSGGYRVTALGTEFDVDLRGDGLDVGLVEGRVKVDALGQREHSWTLEPGMVLSIRGEDVQLIEGQASETRSWMDGRISFDNAPLGDVVARLNRHLAHHLVLDPALEDRVFSGVVRTDDPAALIEALEAYQIARPDVDADGETRLVPY
- a CDS encoding RNA polymerase sigma factor; its protein translation is MSAGQGVDMGLRLSVIRPREAEHRDTVVGAVRDFLARRVGLQEAEDMAQEVALRLHQRRGDNRIESLESYAFQVARSVLTDRWRREAVRQREAHISLEDYHHPVEEISPARVLEGKQRLAKVMVSLRDLPDRTRQVFVLHRFEEMSYAAIASHFGISVSAVEKHIMKAIRHLSACVGE